The following are encoded together in the Daucus carota subsp. sativus chromosome 5, DH1 v3.0, whole genome shotgun sequence genome:
- the LOC108221285 gene encoding transcription repressor OFP8: MITNKLKLRMTNIFRCSPRKKSLISDVTEHPFFYPHSFHLFSPKKPPPSQPFSSICRPKTTQTAPVKPRHRKSRKRRNNSELKNKKFDELLDSVSGNYTNCWFSEDENEGKDDDRTTLFSGFKDSYAVVKRSSDPYNEFRTSMVEMIVERKLFKARELEHLLHCFLALNSSSHHMVIVEAFTQILETIFSGYQ; the protein is encoded by the coding sequence ATGATAACAAACAAACTAAAGCTCCGAATGACCAACATTTTCCGATGCAGTCCTCGGAAAAAATCCCTAATTTCCGACGTCACCGAACACCCATTTTTCTACCCCCACTCATTCCACCTCTTCTCTCCCAAAAAACCACCTCCTTCTCAGCCATTCTCCTCCATTTGCAGACCAAAAACAACCCAAACAGCTCCGGTCAAGCCGAGACacagaaaatcaagaaaaaggAGAAACAACTCCGAgctgaaaaacaaaaaatttgatGAGCTGCTGGATTCAGTTTCGGGAAACTACACTAACTgctggtttagtgaagatgagAATGAAGGTAAAGATGATGACCGGACAACTCTTTTCTCCGGCTTTAAGGACAGTTATGCGGTGGTGAAGAGATCAAGTGATCCGTACAATGAATTCAGAACATCAATGGTGGAGATGATAGTTGAGAGAAAGTTGTTCAAAGCTAGAGAACTTGAGCATTTGTTGCATTGTTTTCTTGCACTTAACTCATCATCTCATCATATGGTTATAGTTGAAGCTTTTACTCAgattttggaaacaatttttagtggCTACCAATGA